The Penicillium oxalicum strain HP7-1 chromosome VIII, whole genome shotgun sequence DNA segment AGCAGGATAGAGGAAACGTTGAGATCGTAAAAGAAGAGGACTAGCCAGATCCGATGAGGCGGAACCGGTCCATCCACGCAGCAGGTCTAAAAGAAGAAATATGCGATCAGGAAGCTCAGCAGGCACAGGCCGGCAACGACCTGCACAGAGACACCTCCCTCGGCCGACCCGTGTGTCTGTTGAATCATCGCAGGGGCAGCGGGCGCCTCACCACCGGTCTTGCGCTGCCGCAAGCCCTGGTCGGCCAGACGTTCCTTAAGCCGCTGGATCTGAGCATTGGCATCGGCGAGTTGGGACTTCAGGTCTTCTCCGGAAGGCAAAGCGTTGACCACGGCTTCTTTGGCATTTGCGAAGGGAGAGCCGGATTCAGCGGGGGGCGATGGCTCGGACCTGATGGACTTTTCGGAGAAATCGGGCGCAGGAATGGGCGAGGACTGTTCGACGTGGCTCTTCTTTGCGAGACCAACAGCAGGGGTTTCGAAGTTACCGCCGGGGGAGTTGTACGCAGGAGGCTCATCCTCGAACTTCTTCACCACAATAGATCAGTCAATGCTCCTCGGGCGGCtatttgattttctctctctttcgttTCCGCACAACTTACAGGTTGAGAGGCGGGGGGCTGGGGAGGGGACTGGGCTGCATCAGCTTGCAGCCAATTCACGCGGATCTTGCGCTCGTTGATCGAGGCCTTGGAAGCTTTCTCGAACTGTTTTGTTGCGCATGTTTAGTTCACATCTTCTGTCGCGATTCTTCGAAAGGCCACATACAACGGCAGTGACATTAGACTGGTCCAGATCCGCGTCGGCGACTGCAACAGACTGCACAAGAAACTTGTCCTTGCACTTTTGTTCCAGTGGAGGCTCTTCCTTCATGGCCTGCAGGAGAACTGTGTATTGAATCGAGTCAGCCTCACGTGGTCCAGGCGCTAATCGGGGATGGATTCCGAACCCTGGACATCGACTTGCTGGCCGGGCTCAATCCGACCGGAGTTGGGGCGAACACAATAGCTAGCGCATATTAGTGACTGGTTTCATAGGCGTCAAAGTTGTCAAAGTTGTCAGCTCAGGGGATGCGTACTGCTTGGGCGCAGTAGTTTTGACCTGTTGTTCACAAACCGAGGCCCACGTTAGCTGCATGTCCCGAATATCACACACTTTGAAGGAAAGTCGAGACGCACCTTGAAGACTACCGGGGTCTGGGTTGGATTTTGCAAGTGAAGAACCTCGCAAACTTCTTGAGTGAAGGGTCCTGCAATTCCATCAGCTTCTGCCCACAAACACAGCATGGCCAGCTCCGCACTCACGCTTGAAGCCAAGCTCGGGGGGATCCAGTTCAAGTGACATCACAGCGGTGGCGTGAGTAAGAACAAGTAGGTTCGGTAATTAATCAAAAAAGTGCACAGTGTACAAGCGCACTGCGAGGAGTTCAAGTTTTGCTTTTTGGAATTACGTGTAAATGTTTATCTGGCCAAGGGAGCCTGAGCCTCaggagatgatgattgtCCTGAGTTCCCGCCGGGGTGTTGATGATGAGTCAGCAGTCAGGTGATGTCATTGTACGCCCATTTTCAAAGGGGAACGTGAAGGTCCGTCACAGGTAATAGTCCAATCTGGTGGTGAGTACTTGATATGATCAACCAAAATTTTTATTCATGATATTTACTTGAAAATTGAGATGCCTATTCTCTTTTCTCATCGAGATCTGTTTAGACCTAGGGAGGAGTCTTCGAATGACTTGGTGGAGTATGAATTTCAGAATTGTGGGTCGTGGTTCTAGAGCCAGGGTACCAGGATACACTTGGTCGCGTTGCGACTCCAGCTACATTGAAACGCTTCAACCGAACCACAGCCCCGGGACTCCAGCTTCCATACGTATGGTTTTGATGAAGGGTGGAACTCAGAGCCGCATCAAATCCTCATCTTTCatggtttcttttccatgtGTAGGTCGGGTAATGCCACCTCCATAGGTAGGTTAGGTCTCCATTGATTCTAATAGCCATCTCAACAAAAGATCTGCATGGTGTTCTTCTGTACGGGATAAGATAATTTGGTGAATTACCTGTTGAATATACCAGAAGCTTAGT contains these protein-coding regions:
- a CDS encoding Vesicle-associated membrane protein-associated protein A yields the protein MSLELDPPELGFKRPFTQEVCEVLHLQNPTQTPVVFKLTWASVCEQQVKTTAPKHYCVRPNSGRIEPGQQVDVQVLLQAMKEEPPLEQKCKDKFLVQSVAVADADLDQSNVTAVFEKASKASINERKIRVNWLQADAAQSPPQPPASQPKFEDEPPAYNSPGGNFETPAVGLAKKSHVEQSSPIPAPDFSEKSIRSEPSPPAESGSPFANAKEAVVNALPSGEDLKSQLADANAQIQRLKERLADQGLRQRKTGGEAPAAPAMIQQTHGSAEGGVSVQVVAGLCLLSFLIAYFFF